The sequence GCCGGAAGAAACCGGGCGGCCGGCCCCCGGTCCGGCCGCCGCGCCGCGCCTGTACGCCTTGGACGCCCTCCGCGTGGTGGCCGCGCTGAGCGTCCTCGCCTTCCACTACACCGGCGTGGACGCGGCGACCGGCGCCAACTGGGGGGTGAACCCCCGCGAGCTGTTCCCCTGGCTGTTCCCCGTGACCTCGTACGGTTCGTACGGGGTCCAGCTCTTCTTCCTGATCAGCGGCTTCGTCATCTGCCTGTCGGCGTGGGACCGCAGCCCCGGCCAGTTCGTCCAAGCCCGCTTCCTGCGGCTCTTCCCTGCCTACTGGTTCTCGGCGCTGGCCGCTTTCGTGGCCTGGCGGGCGCTGCCCGACGGGGCCCGCACCGGACCCAGTGTCAGTGAGTCGCTGACGAACCTGACGATGCTCCAGGTCCCGCTCTCCGCGCAGCATCTGGTGGGCGCCTACTGGACCCTGTGGGTGGAGCTCACGTTCTACCTGATCTTCCTGCTGGTAATCTGGCGGGGCCTCGACTACCGGCGCGTCTCGATCTTCTGCTGGCTCTGGCTCCTGGCGAGCGTGCTCGTGCAGCAGCCGGGGAACCAGGTGCCGATCCTCGGGATCTTCGCGCAGCCGCTGAACACCGCGCTGTTCGTCAGCGGGATCGCGATGTACCTGATGTACCGCTTCGGGCCCGACCTCCAGCTGTGGGGGCTGCTGGCCGCCGGCTGGCTGGTGATGCAGAGCGATCTGGTCCAGCACGCCGACGGCCTCCGGCACGACCGGGGCATGGACCGCGACCCGTACATCGCGCTGGCGCTGGTCACCTTCTTCTACCTGCTGGTGCTGGCGGTCGCCCTGCACAAGCTGGACCGCGT is a genomic window of Streptomyces sp. SID8374 containing:
- a CDS encoding acyltransferase, encoding MSQTEVQVAAGSAAPEETGRPAPGPAAAPRLYALDALRVVAALSVLAFHYTGVDAATGANWGVNPRELFPWLFPVTSYGSYGVQLFFLISGFVICLSAWDRSPGQFVQARFLRLFPAYWFSALAAFVAWRALPDGARTGPSVSESLTNLTMLQVPLSAQHLVGAYWTLWVELTFYLIFLLVIWRGLDYRRVSIFCWLWLLASVLVQQPGNQVPILGIFAQPLNTALFVSGIAMYLMYRFGPDLQLWGLLAAGWLVMQSDLVQHADGLRHDRGMDRDPYIALALVTFFYLLVLAVALHKLDRVGWSWFATAGALVYPLYLLHEELGWAVIRTLYGKLGAWPTLVLTVALMVLAAWLLHRLVEKPSQRWLRTRLAREARDRAERGTATSLPGPGRTGR